From one Vanacampus margaritifer isolate UIUO_Vmar chromosome 12, RoL_Vmar_1.0, whole genome shotgun sequence genomic stretch:
- the LOC144061905 gene encoding natterin-4-like: MWARLVTCCGLHTESSRADLRNDTSKMRKDSACALSFTFGLSLTLAFLILYLWYNHAPAAAQHPQGESAKCGWWLDNPSNDFCYLLDRKAAKTWEEAQDHCVLLGGNLLSINDSNEQTFVHALTALEPTFATSLWLGANAPIRDDGAKWCDGTPITFVHLDAGHPDDDDPGRCLSFVTPSGYWRVDACHNKRSFICKKRGNVMSSILDPEQRQEIPLVDVLPDDANLEWKKWTGSVPDHAVSIYNSYMSRTEYICKVDCHPGYFVPNKGRNACVYTSNTAVYTETRFELLVNVADFAVLEWKYEDDGSVSPHSIKTCVNKDYCIGKNRYGLGEVEVSRKVFNLPWGRSVWTYPEYQVLVMNKDVQEEHLMDIKYETVGVTRLKYITQKHSIPNWTCQPFNDEATLYFSFTSTRKWEINFGVLVEVGVTITDGTPFLNEEKIDFKPVSTFKLSQGTTSITKTTSQPVTTHIQVPPRHSCNVTLLARPTSLKVPFTARLKRTYVSMVTRSVRVTGTFHSKGFDKFTAQNEGCDALPVAQPC; the protein is encoded by the exons ttttgatcctcTATTTGTGGTATAATCACGCCCCTGCCGCTGCTCAACATCCGCAAG GCGAGAGCGCCAAATGCGGCTGGTGGCTGGACAACCCGTCCAACGACTTCTGCTACCTGCTTGACCGTAAGGCCGCCAAGACATGGGAGGAGGCACAAGACCACTGCGTCCTCCTCGGAGGGAACCTTCTCAGCATCAATGACTCGAACGAGCAAACCTTCGTACATG CTCTGACCGCTCTTGAGCCGACCTTCGCGACCTCTCTGTGGTTGGGCGCCAACGCCCCCATCCGCGACGACGGCGCCAAGTGGTGCGACGGAACCCCCATCACTTTCGTCCACTTGGACGCAG GTCACCCCGATGACGACGACCCGGGACGCTGTCTGTCCTTCGTCACTCCCAGCGGCTACTGGAGGGTCGACGCGTGCCACAACAAGAGAAGCTTCATCTGCAAGAAAAGAGGAAACG TGATGTCTTCCATTCTCGATCCGGAACAGAGGCAGGAAATTCCCCTGGTTGACGTGCTGCCTGACGACGCAAACCTGGAATGGAAGAAGTGGACTGGCTCTGTCCCAGATCACGCCGTGTCCATCTACAACTCGTACATGAGCCGCACAGAGTACATCTGCAAAGTGGACTGCCACCCAGGCTACTTCGTCCCCAACAAAGGCAGGAATGCTTGTGTCTACACTTCCAACACAGCGGTGTACACCGAAACGAGGTTCGAGTTGCTGGTCAACGTTGCCGACTTTGCGGTTCTGGAGTGGAAATACGAAGACGACGGTTCAGTATCTCCACATTCTATTAAGACCTGCGTCAACAAAGACTACTGCATTGGGAAGAATCGTTACGGACTGGGAGAAGTGGAAGTTAGCCGAAAGGTGTTCAACCTTCCCTGGGGGCGGAGCGTTTGGACGTACCCGGAGTACCAGGTCCTGGTGATGAACAAAGACGTCCAGGAGGAGCACCTGATGGACATCAAATACGAAACAGTGGGCGTCACCCGTCTCAAGTATATCACTCAGAAGCACTCAATTCCAAACTGGACCTGCCAGCCATTCAACGACGAGGCCACTCTCTATTTTTCCTTCACGTCAACCCGGAAGTGGGAGATCAACTTCGGGGTCTTGGTGGAAGTCGGCGTCACTatcacggacggaacccccttCCTCAATGAAGAAAAGATTGACTTCAAGCCCGTCTCCACCTTCAAGTTGTCTCAAGGGACCACCTCCATCACCAAGACCACCAGTCAGCCCGTTACGACGCACATCCAGGTGCCCCCCCGTCATTCGTGCAACGTCACACTGCTGGCCAGGCCGACCAGCTTGAAGGTCCCGTTCACGGCCCGTCTCAAGCGCACCTATGTCAGCATGGTGACCAGGTCGGTCAGGGTCACCGGGACCTTCCATTCCAAGGGGTTTGATAAGTTCACAGCTCAAAACGAAGGCTGTGACGCTCTGCCTGTTGCTCAACCTTGCTAA